From a single Wolbachia endosymbiont of Oedothorax gibbosus genomic region:
- a CDS encoding IS256 family transposase: MNQRIANKTTGLVDYKELETNILSSIREGRPLTGRDGVLTPLIKKLLEASLEGEIENHLLAESEENNRRNGRNGKTLRTSAGSFELLTPRDREGSFEPQIVKKRQTNLHPELETKILSTFASGMSYRDIASHVEEIYDHKISAAEISSITDKLLPVINEWRSRPLQSVYPIVFMDGMFFKVKEDGHCVSKCMYNILGVDQNGRKEVLGFYLAESEGANFWLGVLNDLKERGVEDILIACVDGLKSFPAAINSVFPKAEVQLCIVHQIRNSLKYVSSKDVKVFMNDLKKIYRASSKEIAENYLLELEEKWGEKYPLVIKSWQNNWENLSGYFKYSGPVRKLIYTTNPIEGLHRQIRKFTKTKGSFTSTNALYKQVYCAIKKAEQNWIMAIPNWALTISQLDIFFPGRLKIELN, from the coding sequence ATGAATCAAAGAATAGCAAATAAAACTACTGGATTGGTAGATTATAAAGAATTAGAAACAAATATCCTGTCGTCTATACGAGAAGGAAGGCCGCTGACGGGAAGGGACGGAGTATTAACACCATTGATAAAAAAGCTGCTGGAGGCAAGTTTGGAAGGTGAAATAGAAAATCACTTGTTGGCTGAAAGCGAAGAAAATAATCGAAGAAATGGGAGAAATGGAAAGACTTTAAGGACAAGTGCCGGTTCATTTGAACTTTTGACGCCAAGGGATAGAGAAGGAAGTTTTGAGCCGCAAATAGTCAAAAAAAGGCAAACAAACTTACATCCAGAGCTTGAAACGAAGATCTTGAGCACATTTGCCAGTGGTATGAGTTATAGAGATATAGCGTCACACGTTGAGGAAATTTATGATCACAAAATATCGGCGGCAGAGATATCAAGTATTACCGACAAATTGCTACCGGTAATCAACGAATGGCGTAGTCGCCCATTGCAGTCTGTGTACCCAATAGTGTTCATGGATGGCATGTTTTTCAAAGTTAAGGAGGACGGGCATTGCGTAAGTAAATGCATGTATAATATATTAGGCGTAGATCAAAATGGCAGAAAAGAGGTACTAGGCTTTTATTTAGCCGAAAGTGAGGGAGCCAACTTCTGGTTAGGGGTATTAAATGACCTAAAAGAGAGAGGAGTAGAGGATATTCTGATTGCCTGCGTCGATGGTCTAAAAAGTTTTCCTGCAGCAATAAATAGTGTGTTTCCTAAAGCAGAAGTACAGCTATGTATAGTGCATCAGATAAGGAATTCATTGAAATATGTATCCAGCAAAGATGTGAAAGTTTTCATGAACGATTTGAAGAAAATATATCGTGCTTCAAGTAAAGAAATCGCTGAGAATTATTTGCTTGAGCTGGAAGAAAAATGGGGTGAAAAATATCCTTTGGTTATAAAATCGTGGCAAAATAATTGGGAAAATTTATCTGGTTATTTTAAGTATTCTGGGCCAGTTAGAAAGCTGATTTATACCACCAATCCTATTGAGGGGTTGCATAGACAGATTAGAAAATTCACTAAAACTAAGGGCTCATTTACTAGTACAAATGCCTTGTACAAACAGGTATATTGTGCTATAAAAAAGGCAGAGCAAAATTGGATTATGGCTATACCTAATTGGGCTTTAACTATATCTCAACTTGATATTTTCTTTCCTGGTAGATTGAAAATTGAGTTGAATTAA
- a CDS encoding type I glyceraldehyde-3-phosphate dehydrogenase encodes MTIRVGINGLGRIGRGVLRAIFEIEEYSKQIEVVAVNGSLSAKQHAHLIKYDSVHGKFSGDIDFNESQNWLSINGRKFSLYRERSPENIPWNVDVILECTGAFNKREEAIRHNAEKVIVSAPVPDADVTIVYGVNNDMLKKEHKVISAGSCTTNCLAPIVKVLHSNLGIKSGFMTTIHAYTNDQNILDGNHKDLRRARACGLSMVPTTTGAAKTIGSVIPELKGKLDGTAVRVPVSNVSMVDFTFTTDKKATVKEINEMFKDAALSSTSFQRVTLESNPVSATRMTSEGTRMTEGSPMSNVLSICVEPLVSIDFVHNPYSAIVDLTGTYVTGDICRVAAWYDNEWAFSLRMLDIALLSYSKV; translated from the coding sequence ATGACGATTCGTGTAGGAATTAATGGTCTGGGTAGAATAGGCAGGGGCGTATTGCGTGCTATTTTTGAAATAGAAGAATATAGCAAACAAATAGAAGTTGTAGCTGTCAATGGATCACTCAGTGCAAAGCAGCATGCACATTTGATTAAATATGATTCTGTTCATGGCAAATTCAGTGGTGATATTGACTTTAATGAGTCTCAAAATTGGCTATCTATAAATGGCAGAAAATTTTCTTTATATAGAGAACGGAGCCCTGAAAATATTCCTTGGAATGTTGATGTAATACTTGAGTGCACTGGTGCATTCAACAAACGTGAAGAAGCAATAAGGCACAATGCAGAGAAAGTAATTGTCTCTGCTCCAGTTCCAGATGCTGATGTAACTATAGTTTATGGTGTGAATAATGATATGCTCAAAAAAGAGCATAAAGTAATATCAGCAGGTTCTTGCACTACAAATTGCCTTGCTCCGATTGTGAAAGTCCTACACTCCAATTTAGGTATAAAAAGCGGTTTTATGACTACTATACATGCCTATACGAATGATCAAAATATTCTTGATGGTAATCATAAAGATTTGCGCAGGGCAAGGGCTTGCGGATTATCTATGGTGCCAACTACAACCGGGGCAGCAAAAACAATTGGTTCTGTCATTCCTGAATTAAAGGGAAAGCTAGATGGCACTGCCGTCAGAGTTCCAGTTAGCAATGTTTCTATGGTTGATTTTACATTTACGACTGATAAGAAAGCGACCGTTAAAGAAATAAATGAAATGTTTAAGGATGCAGCTCTCTCCTCTACGTCATTCCAGCGCGTGACGCTGGAATCTAATCCAGTGTCAGCTACTCGGATGACATCAGAGGGTACTAGAATGACAGAGGGTTCTCCAATGTCAAATGTACTTTCTATATGCGTGGAACCTTTAGTTTCAATAGATTTTGTGCATAACCCTTATAGCGCAATTGTGGATTTAACTGGTACATATGTTACAGGTGATATATGCAGGGTTGCAGCGTGGTATGATAATGAGTGGGCTTTTTCGCTGAGAATGTTAGACATAGCATTATTGAGCTATAGTAAAGTATGA
- a CDS encoding HK97 family phage prohead protease: MNKKFLYSPLSIKSIGENGVFSGYASVFNIVDKQNDLILPGAFKENLNRNKIKLLWQHNPGEPIGNIIDICENDVGLYITAHLLLGIQKAEEAYLMLKTGVINGLSIGYIPIEYDVDHKSGARVLKQVELWEVSLVTFPANLAAQVINVKNQNNEQEMLVRAIGKANAVLTDMCISA; encoded by the coding sequence ATGAATAAGAAATTTCTCTATTCACCATTGTCAATAAAAAGCATAGGAGAAAACGGTGTATTTTCTGGTTATGCGAGCGTTTTTAACATAGTTGATAAACAAAATGACCTGATCTTACCCGGAGCATTTAAGGAAAATTTAAACAGAAATAAAATAAAACTCCTTTGGCAGCACAATCCAGGTGAGCCTATAGGTAATATTATAGATATTTGCGAAAATGATGTTGGCCTGTATATAACCGCACACTTACTTTTGGGCATCCAAAAAGCAGAGGAAGCGTACTTAATGCTCAAAACTGGAGTAATCAATGGACTTTCCATCGGCTATATACCTATAGAGTATGATGTTGATCATAAAAGCGGAGCTCGGGTATTAAAACAAGTGGAATTATGGGAAGTCAGTTTAGTCACTTTTCCTGCAAACTTGGCTGCTCAGGTAATCAATGTGAAAAATCAGAACAATGAACAGGAAATGTTAGTAAGAGCGATAGGAAAAGCAAATGCTGTACTTACAGACATGTGTATTTCTGCTTAA
- a CDS encoding tail protein X — MIYYFTKDKEMLDYICWKHYGYSSGAVEVVLKKNPGLADYGSFLPAGLKIKLPEIQKISQKSVVKILD, encoded by the coding sequence GTGATTTACTATTTTACCAAGGATAAAGAAATGCTGGATTATATTTGTTGGAAGCATTATGGTTACAGTAGTGGAGCAGTGGAAGTGGTCTTGAAAAAAAATCCTGGACTTGCAGATTATGGAAGCTTTTTGCCTGCAGGGTTGAAAATTAAGTTGCCTGAGATTCAAAAGATATCACAGAAGTCTGTTGTAAAAATTTTAGATTAA
- a CDS encoding IS982 family transposase has product MKKDIKELYCCVEDFCRAVDDNFANRFLSNGKKPTRVPEIAHSEILTIILLYHKSPCKNFKAFYLCYLQLFYRSEFSKLPSYHRFIALKPRVLWYLALLLQWFCEQAKMTGISYIDSTSIAVCHRKRISRNKVFKGLAELGKNTYGWFFGFKLHVVINEIGEIQGVTLTRGNVDDRKPVPTLTKKLTGLLFGDKGYIKKELFEKLFDRGLKLVTKVKKGMKNALISLKEKILLGKRSIVETVFGCLKNKFELEHTRHRSTVNFLVHIFSTLISYSMQSKKPCISQLYFVG; this is encoded by the coding sequence ATGAAGAAAGATATTAAAGAACTGTACTGTTGCGTCGAGGATTTTTGTCGTGCGGTAGATGATAATTTTGCAAATAGGTTCTTATCAAACGGCAAAAAACCAACCAGAGTACCAGAAATAGCGCACTCAGAAATTCTAACCATAATCCTATTATACCATAAATCACCATGTAAAAACTTCAAGGCTTTTTATCTTTGTTATCTTCAGTTATTCTATAGATCAGAGTTTTCAAAGCTGCCTTCATATCACAGATTTATTGCCTTAAAGCCGCGAGTTTTGTGGTATTTAGCATTACTTTTGCAATGGTTTTGTGAACAAGCAAAAATGACCGGGATTTCCTACATAGATTCTACTTCAATAGCAGTATGCCATCGAAAAAGAATCTCAAGAAATAAGGTTTTCAAAGGATTAGCAGAGTTAGGAAAGAATACTTACGGCTGGTTTTTTGGTTTTAAATTACATGTAGTAATCAATGAAATAGGTGAAATTCAAGGTGTTACGCTAACCAGAGGTAACGTCGATGACAGAAAACCTGTACCAACTCTAACCAAAAAACTAACTGGACTTTTGTTTGGAGATAAGGGCTATATAAAGAAAGAGCTCTTTGAGAAACTATTCGATAGAGGTCTAAAACTCGTCACTAAAGTGAAAAAAGGTATGAAAAATGCACTGATTTCGCTGAAAGAGAAGATTTTACTAGGGAAAAGATCGATTGTTGAAACGGTTTTTGGCTGCCTAAAAAACAAATTTGAACTTGAGCACACTCGGCATAGATCCACAGTAAATTTCTTGGTACATATTTTTTCTACCCTCATTTCTTATTCAATGCAATCGAAAAAGCCCTGTATTTCTCAGCTTTACTTCGTTGGTTAA
- a CDS encoding phage tail protein, with protein MLLGKFKFDPVSLRYSKEHRWHTIECIEKTSLQNIGSGIENIDLTGVIYPHHQSGSLEQLRNMREPNVLVDGSGKILGNFIITHIEEKQGSSFPCGLPRKIEFQLKLKSYNK; from the coding sequence GTGTTACTTGGAAAATTTAAATTTGATCCAGTGAGCCTCAGGTATAGTAAAGAGCATAGGTGGCATACAATTGAATGTATCGAGAAAACATCACTGCAGAATATCGGCTCAGGAATTGAGAATATTGATTTAACAGGAGTGATTTATCCACATCATCAAAGTGGTAGTTTAGAACAACTAAGGAATATGCGTGAGCCAAATGTTTTAGTTGATGGTTCAGGCAAGATACTAGGAAACTTTATAATTACCCATATAGAAGAAAAGCAGGGATCATCTTTTCCATGTGGATTGCCAAGAAAGATCGAGTTTCAATTGAAGTTAAAAAGCTACAACAAGTGA
- a CDS encoding phage late control D family protein yields the protein MKPDFSIIADSHYITEELKSSVISLHITDESGTMSDEAEICFEYGSNELKGELEVFLGYKETGLLSMGVYTASEITIQSPPQILRVKCCAANFKGSLKEKTSKEWKEITLGDLVRKIAEKHVYEVKIAQKFEDIFISHITQTDESDMNFLKRIGDEHEATVKPIGGHIIFIPKGGGKSATEKVLGTTVLTPKDVINWKVNFNVRSKYGSVIAKWYSYERGETIEEKVGNEEPSYPIYKLYPTAELAINAASAKLRRLKQNEAKLNMTIPGNPELFAEAKINLLGFCQEIDGEWVIERAEHILDNRGYQTMIEAVISRIN from the coding sequence ATGAAGCCAGATTTTAGTATAATAGCAGATAGTCATTATATTACAGAGGAGTTAAAGAGTAGCGTAATATCTCTACATATTACCGATGAGTCTGGGACAATGAGTGACGAAGCTGAAATATGTTTTGAGTACGGAAGTAATGAGCTCAAGGGTGAGCTGGAAGTTTTTCTGGGGTATAAAGAGACCGGGTTACTGTCTATGGGTGTTTATACAGCAAGTGAGATTACGATACAAAGTCCACCACAAATCTTAAGAGTCAAGTGCTGTGCAGCAAATTTCAAAGGATCATTAAAAGAAAAGACATCAAAAGAATGGAAAGAAATTACTTTAGGTGACTTAGTAAGAAAGATAGCAGAAAAGCACGTATATGAGGTGAAAATAGCACAAAAATTTGAAGATATATTTATATCGCATATTACCCAAACCGACGAAAGTGATATGAATTTTTTGAAAAGGATAGGAGATGAGCATGAAGCAACGGTGAAACCTATAGGAGGCCATATAATTTTTATTCCCAAAGGAGGAGGAAAATCAGCAACAGAGAAGGTTTTAGGTACAACAGTACTTACACCTAAAGATGTAATAAATTGGAAAGTAAATTTTAATGTACGTAGTAAATATGGATCAGTCATAGCAAAATGGTACAGCTATGAAAGAGGAGAAACCATAGAAGAAAAAGTAGGCAATGAAGAACCAAGTTATCCGATATATAAGCTTTATCCTACTGCAGAATTAGCGATCAATGCAGCAAGTGCTAAGCTCAGACGATTAAAGCAAAATGAAGCAAAATTAAACATGACAATACCTGGCAATCCAGAGTTATTTGCAGAAGCTAAAATTAACTTATTAGGTTTTTGTCAAGAAATAGATGGAGAATGGGTAATAGAAAGGGCAGAGCATATTCTAGATAATAGGGGATATCAAACTATGATAGAAGCGGTAATAAGCAGAATTAATTAA